The following coding sequences are from one Rutidosis leptorrhynchoides isolate AG116_Rl617_1_P2 chromosome 11, CSIRO_AGI_Rlap_v1, whole genome shotgun sequence window:
- the LOC139877636 gene encoding E3 ubiquitin-protein ligase UPL1-like isoform X1: MKLRRRRATEVGDYHHWLKLFNHFDTFFEKYIKPRKDLQVEDDFLQSDPPFPREAVLQILRVVRVISDNCINKHFYSSYTAPMRNIIHEIDGLRMNF; the protein is encoded by the exons ATGAAGTTGCGAAGAAGGAGGGCGACAGAAGTG GGAGACTATCATCACTGGCTCAAACTATTTAACCACTTCGATACTTTCTTCGAGAAATACATAAAACCCAGGAAAGATTTGCAAGTTGAGGATGATTTCTTGCAGTCTGACCCTCCATTCCCAAGGGAAGCTGTGTTGCAGATTTTACGTGTTGTACGAGTAATTTCCGACAACTGCATAAACAAGCACTTCTACAGCTCCTATACAGCTCCTATGAG GAACATTATCCATGAAATTGATGGTCTTCGAATGAATTTTTAA
- the LOC139877636 gene encoding E3 ubiquitin-protein ligase UPL1-like isoform X2, with translation MKLRRRRATEVGDYHHWLKLFNHFDTFFEKYIKPRKDLQVEDDFLQSDPPFPREAVLQILRVVRVISDNCINKHFYSSYTAPMRLFHMIGM, from the exons ATGAAGTTGCGAAGAAGGAGGGCGACAGAAGTG GGAGACTATCATCACTGGCTCAAACTATTTAACCACTTCGATACTTTCTTCGAGAAATACATAAAACCCAGGAAAGATTTGCAAGTTGAGGATGATTTCTTGCAGTCTGACCCTCCATTCCCAAGGGAAGCTGTGTTGCAGATTTTACGTGTTGTACGAGTAATTTCCGACAACTGCATAAACAAGCACTTCTACAGCTCCTATACAGCTCCTATGAG GCTTTTCCACATGATTggtatgtga
- the LOC139877636 gene encoding E3 ubiquitin-protein ligase UPL1-like isoform X3, translating to MKLRRRRATEVGDYHHWLKLFNHFDTFFEKYIKPRKDLQVEDDFLQSDPPFPREAVLQILRVVRVISDNCINKHFYSSYTAPMRSTVC from the exons ATGAAGTTGCGAAGAAGGAGGGCGACAGAAGTG GGAGACTATCATCACTGGCTCAAACTATTTAACCACTTCGATACTTTCTTCGAGAAATACATAAAACCCAGGAAAGATTTGCAAGTTGAGGATGATTTCTTGCAGTCTGACCCTCCATTCCCAAGGGAAGCTGTGTTGCAGATTTTACGTGTTGTACGAGTAATTTCCGACAACTGCATAAACAAGCACTTCTACAGCTCCTATACAGCTCCTATGAG GTCTACTGTCTGTTAA